In a single window of the Sediminicoccus sp. KRV36 genome:
- a CDS encoding exopolysaccharide biosynthesis polyprenyl glycosylphosphotransferase — MSEPTLGRPWSEFGRADCVFPQSARPRLHMQALFRGGDIAAVLLAEVLARAIAGDPGHWFEGFRPVVMVGLALLFSFVANARGLYNDEIAMFHDLPAGAVFGAWLQTCGLMALLPFLVDIASPGIVGVVFGDLNATLSERNGLILLLFLAPALVLVTRTGLMALCRHTGLRARAASRALIFGSDNEARRLASTLARNEAAGMAIVGFIVMPGQAAPAMLDGLPVLVLDDAASAGVERLHADCVLLSWRMSQGVALEEVTRLLAPLPIALKLVPDLALHGMPMQQIDTRSQVPMVVICAPPPPIWARTLKRIEDLILAPLLLLLLMPVLIATAIAIKLDSPGPIFFLQRRVGVGERQFTMLKFRTMYHDCADAAGCVQTTRNDPRVTRVGAILRRLNIDELPQLVNVIFGDMSLVGPRPHALQTHVGGLRFEQAVAIYSARHRIRPGMTGWAQVNGWRGETDTLEKLQRRVEHDLWYIHNSTIGLDLLILIRTILAMARGRNAY; from the coding sequence ATGTCCGAACCGACGCTTGGCAGACCCTGGAGCGAATTTGGCCGCGCTGACTGCGTTTTCCCACAGTCGGCGCGTCCTCGCCTCCATATGCAGGCCCTGTTTCGGGGCGGCGACATAGCGGCTGTCCTCCTGGCTGAGGTGCTGGCTCGGGCGATTGCGGGCGATCCAGGGCATTGGTTCGAAGGTTTCAGGCCGGTGGTCATGGTTGGCCTGGCCTTGCTGTTCTCGTTCGTTGCAAATGCGCGCGGCCTGTATAATGATGAAATCGCAATGTTTCACGACCTCCCGGCGGGTGCGGTGTTCGGGGCATGGCTGCAAACATGTGGCCTGATGGCATTGTTGCCTTTTCTGGTCGACATCGCCTCCCCCGGTATCGTCGGCGTTGTTTTCGGTGATCTGAACGCGACGCTGAGCGAGCGGAACGGCCTGATACTTCTGCTTTTTCTTGCGCCAGCTCTGGTTCTGGTCACCCGTACGGGGCTGATGGCCCTGTGCCGGCACACGGGCCTGCGGGCACGCGCAGCCTCCCGTGCGCTGATATTCGGCAGCGACAATGAGGCCCGAAGACTGGCGAGCACCCTGGCGAGGAATGAAGCGGCGGGCATGGCGATTGTTGGCTTCATCGTGATGCCGGGCCAGGCGGCGCCGGCAATGCTCGATGGGTTGCCGGTTCTCGTCCTCGATGACGCTGCCTCGGCCGGGGTCGAGCGGCTGCATGCCGACTGCGTGCTGCTCTCCTGGCGGATGTCGCAGGGCGTCGCCCTGGAGGAGGTGACGCGTCTGCTGGCGCCGCTGCCGATCGCGCTGAAGCTGGTTCCGGATCTGGCGCTGCACGGCATGCCGATGCAGCAGATCGATACGCGTTCACAAGTGCCGATGGTCGTGATTTGCGCCCCGCCGCCGCCGATTTGGGCGCGAACACTCAAGCGGATCGAAGATCTGATTCTGGCTCCGCTGCTGTTGCTGTTGCTGATGCCCGTCCTGATCGCGACCGCCATCGCGATCAAGCTCGACTCGCCAGGCCCGATTTTCTTCCTCCAGCGCCGGGTGGGGGTCGGGGAACGTCAGTTCACCATGCTGAAATTTCGGACCATGTATCATGACTGCGCCGATGCGGCCGGCTGTGTGCAGACAACGCGCAATGATCCGCGGGTGACGCGCGTGGGGGCGATCCTGCGCCGATTGAACATTGATGAGTTGCCACAGCTGGTGAATGTGATCTTTGGCGACATGTCGCTGGTCGGGCCGCGCCCCCATGCCTTGCAGACGCATGTGGGGGGGCTGCGCTTCGAGCAGGCCGTCGCGATCTATTCAGCCCGGCACCGGATACGGCCGGGCATGACCGGATGGGCGCAGGTCAATGGCTGGCGCGGGGAGACGGATACGCTTGAAAAGCTGCAGCGCCGCGTCGAGCATGATCTCTGGTACATCCACAACTCGACCATTGGTCTCGACCTGCTGATCCTGATCCGGACCATCCTGGCCATGGCGCGAGGCCGCAACGCCTATTGA
- a CDS encoding class I SAM-dependent methyltransferase, with the protein MADVSVEHLIHPEIAAGGYPRGDHRMAYILRVNALLHPDMVVLDFGAGRGKWSQDPVPLRRWLGDFRGRCARVIGCDVDPDIAENPQVDEKLLLAPGAALPLADGSVDLISAFSVLEHVEDEVFWAQELDRVLRPGGWLCAWTPNKWGAIAVGARLIPSSLHAAVLRRLEPRRQEEDSFPPVYHMNTPAALRRLFPVDRYEHCSYLYVGRPFYHLDKVAVARAWQAIGWLTPTPLKPYMMAFIRKRGGTVREGAWPIGR; encoded by the coding sequence ATGGCAGATGTTTCCGTTGAGCACCTGATTCACCCCGAAATAGCAGCCGGCGGATACCCGCGCGGCGACCACCGTATGGCTTACATCTTGAGGGTCAACGCCCTTTTGCACCCGGATATGGTGGTGCTGGATTTCGGTGCAGGACGTGGCAAATGGTCGCAGGATCCAGTTCCCTTGCGGCGCTGGCTCGGGGATTTCCGTGGCCGTTGCGCCCGCGTCATCGGCTGCGATGTTGACCCCGATATCGCCGAAAACCCCCAGGTCGATGAAAAACTGCTTCTGGCACCCGGCGCGGCCTTGCCGCTGGCCGATGGCTCGGTCGATCTCATTTCCGCGTTCTCGGTGCTGGAACATGTCGAGGATGAGGTGTTCTGGGCACAGGAACTCGACCGTGTGCTGCGGCCGGGCGGCTGGCTTTGTGCCTGGACGCCGAACAAATGGGGCGCCATTGCGGTGGGCGCGCGCCTGATCCCGTCATCGCTGCATGCCGCTGTGCTGCGCCGCCTGGAGCCGCGGCGGCAGGAGGAGGACAGCTTCCCCCCCGTCTACCACATGAACACCCCGGCCGCGCTTCGCCGGCTTTTCCCGGTCGATCGCTATGAGCATTGCAGCTATCTCTACGTGGGCAGGCCCTTCTATCACCTGGACAAGGTGGCCGTGGCGCGGGCTTGGCAAGCGATCGGTTGGCTGACGCCGACGCCGCTCAAACCCTATATGATGGCCTTCATCCGCAAGCGCGGTGGCACGGTGCGGGAGGGGGCCTGGCCCATAGGCCGATGA
- a CDS encoding glycosyltransferase family 1 protein produces MARIGIDAHVLDGKFQGSRTWTENVLLHLPKTPGGHTWVIYSADPSATRAQYPAPCFEHRRIGAKGRLARLLLFWPFAAVRHGLDALVTNYVAPPLCPARQIVVLHDLLFESNPGFFPPLMRWRLKLLCRLSAWRAAAILTCTRHAKAEIAQRYRVPEGRIHLAPAAAAPPAPPGDEDLAYIQALQPYFLCVGRLERRKNIGLALTASAPLRAESIRLVVVGREDTDVGDLPQALAEAPGVVHLRDASPALLSGLYAGATALIFPSLGEGFGIPVVEALASGTAVIASAHGAIMEAGGTVTHYFDPTSPDAAATLEGLMRRAVVGELTPDPVLVAAHLAQFDWARSAAALDAVATEVKR; encoded by the coding sequence ATGGCGCGGATCGGAATCGACGCGCATGTCCTCGATGGCAAATTCCAGGGGAGCCGCACCTGGACCGAGAATGTGCTCCTGCATCTGCCAAAGACGCCCGGCGGCCACACCTGGGTGATCTATTCCGCCGACCCTTCGGCGACTCGCGCGCAATATCCCGCACCCTGCTTTGAGCACCGCCGCATCGGCGCAAAAGGGCGCCTTGCGCGCTTGCTCCTGTTCTGGCCGTTTGCCGCGGTGCGGCACGGGCTGGATGCGCTGGTGACCAATTATGTCGCGCCACCACTCTGTCCCGCGCGTCAGATCGTCGTGCTGCATGACCTGCTGTTCGAGAGTAATCCCGGCTTTTTTCCACCTCTGATGCGCTGGCGGTTGAAACTGCTGTGCCGTTTGAGCGCCTGGCGCGCGGCGGCCATCCTCACCTGCACGCGCCATGCGAAAGCCGAGATCGCCCAGCGCTATCGCGTGCCGGAGGGGCGTATCCACCTGGCGCCTGCAGCCGCCGCCCCACCCGCACCGCCGGGGGATGAAGACCTGGCGTATATCCAGGCGCTGCAACCGTATTTTCTATGTGTCGGGCGGCTTGAGCGGCGCAAGAATATCGGCCTGGCCCTGACCGCCAGCGCGCCATTGAGGGCGGAAAGCATACGCCTCGTCGTTGTCGGTCGGGAAGACACCGATGTCGGCGATCTGCCGCAGGCGCTTGCCGAAGCACCGGGGGTTGTGCATCTGCGCGATGCCTCGCCTGCGCTGTTGAGCGGCCTCTATGCCGGCGCCACGGCGCTGATCTTCCCCAGCCTGGGCGAAGGATTTGGAATCCCCGTTGTCGAAGCTTTGGCCAGTGGCACGGCCGTCATCGCCTCCGCGCATGGTGCGATCATGGAGGCGGGCGGTACCGTCACCCATTACTTCGACCCGACAAGCCCCGATGCGGCAGCGACCCTCGAAGGGTTGATGCGGCGCGCGGTCGTCGGCGAACTCACGCCCGATCCAGTGCTGGTGGCGGCGCATCTTGCGCAATTCGACTGGGCCAGAAGCGCCGCGGCTCTCGACGCCGTCGCGACTGAGGTCAAGCGGTGA
- a CDS encoding fused MFS/spermidine synthase, with translation MTAPPSSPKLIRAAGLDVTLFVMFVASGFCGLVYQIVWVRLAFAEFGVITPVLSVVLSVFMVGLGIGTWLGGPVARHLGARFGISPVWLYAAAELLIGLGAFVVPVMFSAGSDWLLTQGASSSSRYLALSALFIAAALLPCCIMMGATLPLMMDFLRQAKRDDTRSFSFLYLANVIGAMLGTIATAVVLIEVFGFSHTWKIAAGLNLCIAIAALVLARRVPHAPLPLATMARRAATAPAGSWRLWVLFTTGFTSLALEVVWTRAFTFVLHTTIYAFAMILATYLLATWLGSLAYRVQHNSPKAPGNAGLLQALGLAVLLPVVLNDPAIQASTVIVLASILPACFILGYLTPRLVDEYSQGNPDLAGRCYGLNILGGILGPLVAGYLLLPFLDVRVAQIVLAGPILVMAAVSLSSATAGAARRVGVGITAAALLVIGGAFSHSYEEGAVRSGPREVHRDHVATVVAFGQGMDRGLLVNGTGIAKLTPITKVMAHLTLAEHGAAQSAAAICFGMGTTLRSMHSWGIEAVGVDLAQSVIDTFGFFHADAAAIAADPRITLIADDGRRFLQRAGRNYDVIAVDPPPPPEAAGSSLLYSTEFYEAVKGRLAPGGLMHQWLQTGNQPILRASLLSLAEAFPHVEIYWSVENWGIHVLASMRPIRVLTPAELLARMPEAARADLMEWFPGRTIEEVTRAILARRVSVRDILTDPAGTPRITDDRPYNEYYLLRHRGLMR, from the coding sequence GTGACAGCCCCCCCTTCTTCGCCAAAGCTGATCCGCGCTGCCGGCCTCGACGTCACTCTTTTCGTCATGTTCGTCGCATCAGGATTTTGTGGGCTGGTTTACCAGATCGTCTGGGTGCGTCTCGCCTTCGCTGAGTTTGGCGTGATCACGCCCGTGCTGTCGGTCGTGCTGTCGGTCTTCATGGTGGGCCTGGGCATCGGAACCTGGCTCGGCGGGCCGGTCGCCCGGCACCTGGGCGCGCGGTTCGGCATTTCGCCCGTATGGCTCTACGCGGCAGCCGAGTTGCTGATCGGCCTCGGCGCGTTCGTCGTACCGGTGATGTTCAGTGCAGGAAGCGACTGGCTGCTGACGCAGGGGGCGTCCAGTTCATCGCGCTATCTCGCCTTGTCGGCGCTGTTCATTGCCGCAGCGCTGCTCCCCTGCTGCATCATGATGGGTGCGACGCTTCCCCTGATGATGGATTTCCTGCGCCAGGCGAAGCGCGATGATACGCGCAGCTTCAGCTTCCTCTATTTGGCGAATGTGATCGGCGCGATGCTCGGCACCATCGCAACCGCGGTCGTGCTGATCGAGGTCTTTGGTTTTTCGCACACATGGAAGATCGCGGCGGGCCTGAACCTGTGCATTGCCATCGCTGCCCTGGTTCTTGCCCGTCGGGTGCCGCATGCGCCGCTGCCGCTGGCCACCATGGCCCGCCGGGCAGCAACAGCGCCTGCCGGGTCCTGGCGCCTATGGGTGCTGTTCACCACCGGCTTCACGAGCCTGGCGCTGGAGGTGGTCTGGACGCGCGCCTTCACCTTCGTGCTGCACACCACGATCTACGCCTTCGCCATGATCCTGGCGACCTATCTGCTGGCGACCTGGCTCGGCTCGCTGGCCTATCGCGTGCAGCACAACAGCCCAAAGGCGCCGGGCAATGCCGGGTTGCTGCAGGCCCTCGGTCTCGCGGTGCTGCTACCGGTGGTGCTGAACGACCCGGCCATCCAGGCGAGCACGGTGATCGTGCTGGCCAGCATCCTGCCGGCCTGTTTCATCCTGGGCTATCTGACGCCCCGCCTTGTTGATGAATACTCCCAGGGCAATCCCGATCTGGCGGGCCGCTGCTACGGATTGAACATCCTGGGCGGCATTCTTGGGCCGCTCGTTGCCGGCTATCTCCTGCTGCCTTTCCTGGATGTGCGGGTCGCGCAGATCGTGCTCGCCGGCCCGATCCTGGTCATGGCCGCCGTGTCGCTGTCGAGCGCCACGGCCGGCGCGGCGCGGCGCGTTGGCGTCGGGATCACGGCCGCAGCCTTGCTCGTCATCGGCGGGGCATTCAGCCACAGCTATGAGGAGGGCGCCGTCCGCAGCGGCCCGCGCGAGGTGCATCGCGACCACGTCGCGACGGTCGTCGCCTTCGGGCAGGGCATGGATCGCGGCCTGCTGGTCAATGGGACGGGCATCGCGAAGCTCACGCCGATCACGAAAGTCATGGCGCATCTGACCCTGGCCGAGCACGGGGCCGCCCAGTCAGCCGCGGCGATCTGCTTTGGCATGGGCACCACATTGCGTTCGATGCACAGCTGGGGGATCGAGGCGGTCGGTGTCGATCTGGCGCAATCCGTGATCGACACCTTCGGCTTCTTCCATGCCGATGCCGCTGCGATTGCGGCGGACCCGCGCATCACGCTGATCGCCGATGACGGCCGGCGGTTTCTGCAACGCGCCGGCCGCAATTACGATGTCATCGCGGTGGATCCACCGCCACCGCCCGAGGCCGCTGGCTCCAGCCTGCTGTATTCGACCGAGTTTTACGAAGCGGTGAAGGGGCGGCTGGCGCCCGGCGGATTGATGCACCAGTGGCTTCAGACCGGAAACCAGCCGATCCTGCGGGCCAGCCTGCTGTCGCTGGCGGAGGCTTTTCCCCATGTGGAGATCTATTGGTCGGTCGAGAACTGGGGCATCCATGTGCTGGCTTCGATGCGGCCGATCCGCGTGCTGACGCCCGCCGAGCTGCTGGCCCGGATGCCAGAGGCGGCGCGGGCTGACCTGATGGAATGGTTCCCCGGCCGCACGATCGAGGAGGTGACGAGGGCGATCCTCGCGCGGCGCGTGTCTGTCAGGGATATCCTGACCGACCCGGCCGGGACGCCACGGATCACCGATGATCGGCCGTATAATGAATACTATTTGCTGCGGCACCGCGGCTTGATGCGGTGA
- a CDS encoding right-handed parallel beta-helix repeat-containing protein: MSIPRRALHRLVFGAPALILPHRATAQVVDVGTGGSFVSLATVPWASLRPGDEVVLRPGTYSLPAVITSRGTLERPIVVRGGPGVVVRTSIVLEGARHVKLSGLVIERARHSGVIVRRGSAFITVEGCTVRQCGLGLWIGDGAGGGHRFIDNFLHDNQTHGVAIDVINAPVGEETLISGNRIARNVMHGVEINGNRYIVEKNLVWDNGHGLSGTSGIHTFARDARQDAGKDNIIRYNIIWGQKETTGQDGNGIQLDQWCDRNQVYFNLCFGNDGAGIVLFDAAQNRVDNNTLYDNMRDSGGRHAYKADLVLASDFTKNVDHVFDNVLRNNLVVTRRAPVACVYVDPFAARRTREMAGNLYHHAGNGTAFVWNATRLGGLAAWNAAKPGGPDLSADPMFADPQRLMADPPDPAGLRPRLPATRTGSNANGVSVTRDLLGAALTLPPIGALQPTA; this comes from the coding sequence ATGAGCATTCCACGCCGCGCTCTTCATCGCCTGGTCTTCGGTGCGCCCGCCCTCATCCTCCCCCACCGGGCAACGGCGCAGGTGGTTGATGTTGGAACAGGCGGTTCCTTTGTCTCACTCGCCACCGTGCCCTGGGCAAGTCTGCGCCCCGGCGATGAGGTGGTACTGCGCCCTGGAACCTATTCCTTGCCGGCGGTCATCACATCCCGTGGCACGCTGGAACGTCCGATCGTGGTGCGCGGCGGGCCCGGCGTTGTCGTGCGCACCTCCATCGTGCTGGAGGGTGCGAGGCATGTAAAACTCAGCGGCCTGGTGATTGAGCGTGCGCGGCATTCAGGTGTCATCGTCCGCCGCGGCTCGGCCTTCATCACCGTCGAAGGCTGCACTGTGCGGCAATGTGGCCTCGGCCTCTGGATTGGTGATGGCGCGGGCGGCGGGCACCGGTTCATCGATAACTTCCTGCACGACAACCAGACCCATGGCGTCGCGATCGATGTCATCAACGCACCGGTGGGCGAGGAGACGCTGATCTCCGGCAACCGCATCGCGCGCAATGTCATGCATGGGGTGGAGATCAACGGCAACCGCTACATCGTCGAAAAGAACCTGGTCTGGGACAATGGCCACGGGCTGAGCGGAACCTCGGGCATCCATACCTTTGCGCGCGATGCCAGGCAGGATGCCGGCAAGGACAACATCATTCGCTACAACATCATCTGGGGCCAGAAGGAAACGACAGGTCAGGATGGCAACGGCATCCAGCTCGACCAGTGGTGCGACCGCAATCAGGTCTATTTCAACCTGTGTTTCGGCAATGACGGTGCCGGCATCGTGCTGTTTGATGCCGCGCAGAACCGCGTGGATAACAACACGCTCTACGACAATATGCGGGACAGCGGCGGACGGCACGCCTACAAGGCCGATCTGGTCCTGGCGAGCGACTTCACCAAGAATGTCGATCACGTCTTTGACAATGTGCTGCGCAACAATCTGGTGGTGACGCGGCGGGCGCCCGTCGCTTGCGTCTATGTCGATCCATTCGCCGCGCGCCGGACACGCGAGATGGCCGGAAATCTTTACCACCACGCCGGCAATGGAACAGCTTTTGTCTGGAATGCGACCCGCCTCGGCGGGCTTGCGGCCTGGAACGCGGCCAAACCCGGCGGGCCTGACCTGTCGGCCGATCCGATGTTCGCGGATCCGCAACGCCTCATGGCGGATCCACCCGATCCAGCGGGGCTGCGCCCGCGCCTGCCAGCGACCCGCACGGGGTCCAATGCCAATGGGGTCTCCGTGACGCGCGATCTGCTCGGCGCGGCCCTGACCTTGCCGCCGATCGGCGCGCTTCAGCCCACCGCCTGA
- a CDS encoding glycosyltransferase — translation MALPTSFPDPNSMPAAPKPSVGRLSILGTRGIPAAHGGFETFAERLALHLVARGWQVTVACQSQGQGPHPAAWQGVNLTHYTPWTGGALGTMETDLRATLGALRQSDLVLTLGYNTAVFGLLARAARIPHLINMDGIEWRREKWSRPVKAWFWLNERIARFAADHMIADHPAIAAHLSRHTPDERITVIPYGADALVTADPAPLAKLGLAGRRYATFIARPEPENGLLDVVAAFSQKPRGMDLVVLGQLERSPYHQAVRAAASAEVCFAGAIYDPATIRALRAHTSLHVHGHRVGGTNPSLVEALGAGNPILAHDNRFNRWVAGPEMAYFSDVQDCAEAFSRLLAPDADLTPLATAARARHAEAFTWPAVLDAYEDLLTSWLPSVRRGIKPAPRPVPATD, via the coding sequence ATGGCACTGCCGACCAGTTTCCCCGATCCGAACTCCATGCCGGCGGCGCCGAAACCCAGCGTGGGGCGGCTCTCGATCCTCGGAACGCGGGGCATTCCCGCCGCCCATGGAGGCTTCGAGACATTCGCGGAGCGGCTGGCCCTGCATCTCGTGGCGCGTGGCTGGCAGGTCACTGTCGCATGCCAATCACAGGGTCAGGGCCCGCATCCTGCCGCATGGCAGGGTGTGAACCTCACCCACTACACGCCCTGGACCGGCGGAGCCCTGGGCACGATGGAGACGGATCTGCGCGCCACGCTCGGCGCCCTGCGGCAGAGCGACCTCGTGCTGACCCTGGGCTACAACACGGCCGTCTTCGGATTGCTGGCGCGCGCAGCCCGCATTCCGCATCTGATCAACATGGACGGGATCGAATGGCGCCGGGAGAAGTGGTCACGCCCCGTCAAGGCCTGGTTCTGGCTGAATGAACGCATCGCGCGGTTCGCCGCGGACCACATGATCGCGGACCATCCAGCCATAGCCGCCCATCTGTCACGCCACACCCCGGATGAGCGCATCACGGTCATTCCCTACGGCGCCGACGCCCTGGTGACCGCCGATCCCGCGCCTTTGGCCAAGCTCGGCCTGGCAGGAAGACGCTACGCGACATTCATCGCGCGGCCTGAACCCGAGAATGGTCTGCTGGACGTCGTTGCCGCCTTCTCGCAGAAGCCGCGTGGCATGGATTTGGTCGTGCTCGGTCAGTTGGAGCGGAGCCCGTACCATCAGGCGGTGCGCGCGGCCGCCTCCGCCGAAGTCTGCTTCGCGGGAGCCATCTATGACCCGGCGACGATCCGCGCGTTGCGCGCGCATACGTCGCTGCATGTACACGGCCACCGTGTGGGCGGCACGAATCCCTCCCTGGTTGAGGCGCTTGGGGCGGGGAACCCGATCTTGGCCCATGACAACCGATTCAACCGCTGGGTGGCGGGACCGGAGATGGCCTATTTCTCCGATGTGCAAGACTGTGCCGAAGCGTTCAGCCGTCTGCTGGCGCCAGATGCGGATCTCACCCCGCTCGCCACGGCGGCCCGGGCACGCCACGCCGAGGCCTTCACCTGGCCTGCGGTGCTGGACGCCTACGAAGACCTGCTGACGAGTTGGCTGCCGTCTGTCCGCCGCGGGATCAAGCCCGCGCCAAGGCCAGTGCCGGCAACGGATTGA
- a CDS encoding glycosyltransferase has protein sequence MTAVAAGHSHGAPAISVLIPTFNRREIALRCIAALDAQQLPPGTMEVIMVDDGSSDGTAAAILAAGARMATPITCLTQSNAGANAARNRAIAASRAPLALFLNDDSIAAPGMVAEHLRQHAAHPAETDAVLGGLLLPEAPPPGLFEVLHHDAALAVRPAGEDLGWRAFYTFNLSVKTSLLRRHGGFNPDLRWHEDIEFGRRLSADGLRVLHAPAATAVHLHPMNEAGWLGIADREGRALAAWLVHEPGLRDELVQLGLHSLKLGTRAPRHAMADLVLKLLTEPAALWVARRLARRQPKAAAAVYRKLFQARKRRAIDAALPDGFV, from the coding sequence ATGACGGCCGTGGCGGCCGGGCATTCCCATGGCGCGCCCGCGATTTCGGTCCTGATCCCGACCTTCAACCGGCGCGAGATCGCGTTGCGTTGCATCGCGGCGCTGGACGCACAGCAACTGCCACCCGGCACCATGGAGGTCATCATGGTCGATGATGGCTCAAGCGACGGGACAGCCGCTGCGATCCTGGCAGCGGGGGCACGCATGGCGACGCCGATCACCTGCCTCACACAGAGCAATGCCGGTGCCAATGCCGCGCGGAACCGCGCCATCGCCGCGTCTCGCGCGCCGCTGGCGCTGTTCCTGAACGACGACAGCATCGCGGCGCCTGGCATGGTCGCCGAGCACCTGCGCCAGCACGCCGCTCATCCCGCGGAGACAGATGCCGTGCTGGGCGGTTTGCTCCTTCCGGAGGCGCCGCCGCCTGGTCTGTTTGAAGTGCTGCATCACGATGCAGCCCTGGCCGTGCGGCCGGCGGGAGAGGATCTGGGCTGGCGCGCCTTCTACACCTTCAACCTCTCGGTCAAGACGTCCCTGCTGCGGCGGCATGGGGGCTTCAATCCAGACCTGCGTTGGCATGAGGATATCGAATTCGGCCGGCGGCTCAGTGCGGATGGCCTGCGCGTGCTTCATGCCCCCGCGGCGACTGCTGTTCATCTGCACCCGATGAACGAGGCAGGGTGGCTTGGCATTGCAGACCGTGAGGGCCGTGCGCTCGCCGCCTGGCTGGTGCATGAGCCTGGCCTGCGGGATGAATTGGTGCAGCTTGGGCTACATAGCCTCAAGCTGGGCACTCGGGCGCCACGCCACGCGATGGCGGATCTTGTGCTGAAGCTGCTCACCGAGCCGGCTGCCCTTTGGGTGGCGCGGCGGTTGGCGCGGCGCCAGCCCAAGGCGGCAGCAGCAGTATACCGGAAATTGTTTCAGGCGCGGAAGCGCCGCGCCATCGATGCGGCCTTGCCGGACGGGTTTGTCTGA
- a CDS encoding sterol desaturase family protein, with product MHSPQPRHPFHTSRAEDRPGHAVALWLTAAFCVFLLGLTLFLGFTFLPEWRASGASAMEALLRDLPLGISMSGDSVLMLALNKAALLCLAILPVMLLEAALCGWRTSSFARLMSGRSTSANYDLLMFTLHLGGLWKFVTQIFTLGGMILVTALTAQLIVLCGLFGMRLHTGSVVADVALAFVLFTFTDYWSHRFFHTRMFWPLHRMHHSATEMTSLNLWRNHPVAPAIEAFFKVWPFALFDLPPLAVTGIGLFVLAYLHLIHSNIGWHWGWFGRWILIPPAGHWMHHSDDPNFYGRNLGIPAIWDRLFGTFADPRLAVSVERLGVNDASTNTGRLHVEAWRDLVEWLRGLWRLLPTPGRGTKMTSGD from the coding sequence ATGCATTCTCCACAGCCACGCCATCCGTTCCACACATCGCGTGCGGAAGACCGGCCCGGTCACGCGGTGGCATTATGGCTGACTGCCGCGTTCTGTGTGTTTCTTCTCGGACTGACGCTGTTTCTGGGCTTCACTTTCCTGCCGGAGTGGCGGGCCTCAGGCGCCTCCGCGATGGAAGCCCTGCTGCGTGATCTGCCGCTCGGCATCAGCATGAGTGGCGATTCGGTCCTGATGTTGGCCCTGAACAAGGCAGCGCTGCTGTGCCTCGCAATCCTGCCGGTCATGCTGCTTGAGGCCGCCCTGTGCGGCTGGCGGACTTCGTCCTTCGCGCGGTTGATGTCGGGGCGCTCCACCTCGGCCAATTATGATCTGCTGATGTTCACTCTGCATCTCGGCGGCTTGTGGAAGTTCGTGACCCAGATCTTCACCCTGGGCGGGATGATCCTGGTCACTGCGCTGACGGCCCAGTTGATCGTCCTGTGCGGGTTGTTCGGCATGCGCCTGCACACCGGGAGCGTGGTCGCGGACGTGGCCCTTGCCTTCGTGTTGTTCACCTTCACCGACTACTGGTCTCACCGGTTTTTTCACACGCGCATGTTTTGGCCGCTGCACCGCATGCACCATTCAGCGACCGAGATGACGTCGCTGAACCTTTGGCGAAACCATCCGGTCGCGCCGGCGATCGAGGCTTTCTTCAAGGTCTGGCCCTTTGCCCTGTTCGATCTGCCCCCCCTCGCGGTGACCGGAATCGGGCTTTTTGTTCTGGCCTATCTGCACCTGATCCATTCGAATATCGGCTGGCATTGGGGTTGGTTTGGCCGCTGGATCCTGATCCCGCCTGCGGGTCACTGGATGCACCATTCCGATGACCCCAATTTCTACGGACGCAACCTGGGCATACCGGCCATCTGGGACCGTCTGTTCGGCACCTTTGCCGACCCACGGCTGGCGGTTAGCGTGGAACGCCTGGGCGTCAACGATGCGTCCACAAATACGGGGCGTCTGCATGTCGAAGCCTGGCGGGATCTCGTCGAATGGCTGCGCGGCTTGTGGCGCCTTTTGCCGACTCCGGGGCGCGGCACGAAGATGACCAGCGGGGACTGA